TCTTAAAGAGGAGAAATCAGAGCTGTGGGATAAATGGGAAGGAGAACTCGAAAAATGGAGGAAGCGTCTTAATCTTCCTAAAGAATGGGTAACCTATGGGTTCTGGAGGTGGAAGCAGCTTAGCAGAGGACAGAAGATGTTGGCAGAGCAGCTTGGAATTGATCTCCCGGAGAAGAGAGTCTGGGAACCTGTGAAGTATTCAATTGAAGAGCACGAAAGTGGGTATTTAGTAAAGCTAAACACAGCAATAAACTTGGAAAGGATTAAAGAAGTTGCCCCCATTCTTGGTGAAGTCGAAATAGGGGAAAATTACATAAAGGTCAGCGAAATAGTTTTCAGAGAAGAGGGAATATTTGCTCCTGAACGGAGAGAAGGCATTCAGGCATACTATTTAGTCAAGAGAGCCTATGAATGTGTTGGCTGTGGAGTTTGTGTCGGAAAGTGTCCAGAAAATGCACTGAGCATAAATCCAAAGACGAGAAAAATTGTCGTTGATTATGGGAGATGCATTCACTGTGGGGAGTGTATGGAGGTATGTCCCCTGTTGAAAATCAAAAATCCAAGAGAAGGAAGTCAGCTTTAATCATAATATTAGTTGTTATTTTCCTTCTTCCGTTTGCTTCTTCCCAAGGGGAATATGACTACAACATTGAAAGCTACTCAATTTATTTTGATATAGTTAATGACAACACAATAAAGGAAACGATTGAAATCAGTTTAACAGCAAATACAAACTTCAGCAGGTATGTCTTTTACTCGGACTACCCCATAGAAAACCCTGATGCAATAGTTAAAATCAATGGAGAGATGAAGATTGTGAATGTAAGCGTGAGTAAAATAGTCGGCGGGATAAATGCCGTGTATGTAAAATTTCCACCAGTTAAAAAAGGGGATCGTATTACAATCAAAATAAGCTTTTATTCTTCTGGGATGCTGCAAAATGTTCAAAATAAGAAGCAATTTGCTTATTATATAAGATTCAATCAGCCCGTCAATCTTTTCTATGTAAGACTGTTTATCCCAAAAGGATATGCAATTCTCTCCCCGATAATACCATCTCCGGACATGGTAGAAAGCTCAGAAAACAGACTTGTCTTGGAATGGAGAAGAGAGAACATTAAGGCAGGGGAGGAGTTCTATTTCATAGTTGGATTTTCCGGTGAAATCAAGGGATTTTCCCCTCTGTGGCTTGTGGTGATATTTGTATCTGCATTTGCAGGAGGGTTCTTTGCGGGAATGCTATATAAGGAGAGGAAAGGTAAAGAGAAAGTGGAGGTACTTAGGAGCGATGAAGAAAAAGTCATTGAACTCTTAAAGAATGGGCCTGTTTTGCAAAGTGAACTCGTTAAAAAGCTTGGTGTTTCAAAGGCAAAAGTCAGCCTTCTCCTAAAAGATATGGAGAAAAAAGGACTAATCGAGCGTGTTAAAGAGGGCAGAAGTTACCTCGTTAGACTCAAAGAAAGCTAAGGTTTATAAAGAATGAAAATTAGCCCATAAAACTGCGAGGTGAATGAAATGGAGTTTGAATGTCCAGAATGTGGGAGCGAAAATATTGAAGTGATTAAAGAGAGAGGAAGGGAGGTTACACTTAAGTGTCTTGACTGCGGCAATGTCTGGATAGTTACTTTGCCAAAACTTTTGAAGATTCCCCTTATCGTCAGCAAGCACGAGAGAAGCTTTAAAGCTGAGGCAGAGCTTCCAGAAGATGAGGAGATCAAGGTTGGAGATATAGTTGAGATAGAAAATGATGAAGTCAGGATTACAGGCATAGAGCTTGAAGGAAATAGAAGGGCAAACAAAGCAAAAGTAAGTAAAGTCAAAACGCTCTGGGGAGAAAGCTTGAGGTATCCAAAAATCATTGGCGTCTCAATTTATCTGCCCAAAGGAATTACACAGTCATTTAAAGTTCAAGTGGACAGAGATGAGGAGTTTGTCGTAGGTGAAGTCCTTGAAGTTGGAGGCTATACATTCAAAGTCGAGAAGATAAAAACAGAGAGAAAGATGCTCACACATGGAAAAGCAAAGGCAGATAAAATAGTACGGTTAATGGGACACCAGGTAAGGGCAAGAGCAAGCAGAAAGCTTAAAATTTATAGGGGCTATGAAAGCGTGGAGAGATAAGCTAAAATACTTCCTCTCCAAATTCTTTTTTGTGAGAGCAATGAGTGAGGAAAAGCTATATGAGAGATGGGTAAGGCTTGTTAGGCAGCTTGAAAGGGAGGGAATAATTAAAAACAAGCAAATTAAGACAGCTTTTCTAAAAGTCCCACGATATAAGTTTGTTCTTGACAGATACAAGCACTATGCCCATGTTGATGAGCCTCTGCCTATTCCTGCGGGACAAACCATTAGCGCCCCTCACATGGTAGCTATAATGTTGGAAGTCGCCGATCTAAAGGAGGGCATGAACGTCCTTGAAATTGGAACCGGAAGCGGATGGAATGCCGCCTTAATATATGAGCTTGTCAAGAGAGATGTTTACACAATTGAACGAATCCCCGAGCTGGTGGAGTTCGCAAAGAGGAACTTGGAGAAAGCTGGCTACAAAGATAAAGTTCATGTGATTTTGGGAGATGGAACAAAGGGATTCCCCCCTAAAGCCCCATATGACAGAATTATAGTTACAGCAGGTGCCCCAAAAGTTCCAGAACCCCTTATAGAACAGCTCAAAGTTGGTGGAAAGCTGATAATACCCGTTGGAAGTTATCATTTATGGCAAGAGCTATATGAAGTAATAAAGCTTGATGAAAAAGGGAGAATAAAGGTGATAAATCACGGGGGAGTTGCGTTTGTTCCACTAATTGGAGAGCATGGATGGAGGGAATAAAGTGAGAATTAGGCTAATAGCTTTTGATTTAGAGGGAACATTAGTAAAATCAAA
Above is a genomic segment from Thermococcus sp. SY098 containing:
- a CDS encoding HVO_0476 family zinc finger protein; translated protein: MEFECPECGSENIEVIKERGREVTLKCLDCGNVWIVTLPKLLKIPLIVSKHERSFKAEAELPEDEEIKVGDIVEIENDEVRITGIELEGNRRANKAKVSKVKTLWGESLRYPKIIGVSIYLPKGITQSFKVQVDRDEEFVVGEVLEVGGYTFKVEKIKTERKMLTHGKAKADKIVRLMGHQVRARASRKLKIYRGYESVER
- a CDS encoding protein-L-isoaspartate(D-aspartate) O-methyltransferase encodes the protein MSEEKLYERWVRLVRQLEREGIIKNKQIKTAFLKVPRYKFVLDRYKHYAHVDEPLPIPAGQTISAPHMVAIMLEVADLKEGMNVLEIGTGSGWNAALIYELVKRDVYTIERIPELVEFAKRNLEKAGYKDKVHVILGDGTKGFPPKAPYDRIIVTAGAPKVPEPLIEQLKVGGKLIIPVGSYHLWQELYEVIKLDEKGRIKVINHGGVAFVPLIGEHGWRE
- a CDS encoding helix-turn-helix transcriptional regulator is translated as MSPVENQKSKRRKSALIIILVVIFLLPFASSQGEYDYNIESYSIYFDIVNDNTIKETIEISLTANTNFSRYVFYSDYPIENPDAIVKINGEMKIVNVSVSKIVGGINAVYVKFPPVKKGDRITIKISFYSSGMLQNVQNKKQFAYYIRFNQPVNLFYVRLFIPKGYAILSPIIPSPDMVESSENRLVLEWRRENIKAGEEFYFIVGFSGEIKGFSPLWLVVIFVSAFAGGFFAGMLYKERKGKEKVEVLRSDEEKVIELLKNGPVLQSELVKKLGVSKAKVSLLLKDMEKKGLIERVKEGRSYLVRLKES